One region of Solanum pennellii chromosome 6, SPENNV200 genomic DNA includes:
- the LOC107023128 gene encoding uncharacterized protein LOC107023128 yields the protein MGTVIDSHFLGLTAIVTVVYQLIFFIITALLKFDKVTDFAGGTNFIVLAVLTLILKGSWNFRQVVLSVFVVIWGLRLGLFLLMRILQWGEDRRFDDKRDNLGKLAIFWLFQAIWVWTVSLPVTVVNASDHQPSVQTVDIIGWIMWSIGISVEITSDQQKLTFKNSPENRGKWCNVGLWKYSRHPNYFGEIFLWWGIFVASTPVLEGAEWLVVLGPVFLTLLLLFVSGIPLLEESADKKYGNVAEYIIYKDTTSPLILLPPGLYGKLPSWFKTIFLLEFPLYSRNLSQ from the exons ATGGGGACAGTTATCGACTCCCATTTCTTGGGCCTAACCGCCATTGTTACA GTGGTTTACCaattaatcttttttataaTCACAGCTCTCCTCAAATTTGATAAAGTCACAGATTTCGCAG GAGGTACAAATTTCATTGTGCTTGCAGTATTAACTTTGATACTAAAAGGTTCATGGAATTTTCGACAG GTGGTTTTGTCTGTGTTTGTCGTGATATGGGGCCTTCGACTGGGGCTATTTCTATTAATGAG GATATTACAATGGGGTGAGGATAGACGTTTTGATGATAAGCGTGATAATCTGGGGAAACTGGCAATATTTTGGCTATTTCAG GCAATCTGGGTGTGGACTGTGAGTTTACCAGTGACAGTTGTTAATGCAAGTGACCACCAACCATCTGTTCAGACGGTAGACATCATTGGTTGGATTATGTGGTCTATCGGAATTTCAGTTGAGATCACTTCTGACCAACAAAAGTTAACATTCAAAAACTCCCCAGAGAACAGAGGAAAGTGGTGCAATGTTGGACTGTGGAAGTATTCACGGCATCCAAACTATTTTGGCGAG ATCTTTCTATGGTGGGGAATATTTGTGGCATCAACGCCTGTGTTGGAGGGTGCTGAATGGCTTGTTGTGCTTGGACCAGTGTTCTTAACATTGCTGCTGCTTTTCGTTAGTGGCATTCCCTTGCTTGAG GAATCAGCAGACAAGAAATACGGAAATGTAGCTGAATATATAATCTATAAGGATACGACAAG CCCTCTCATTTTGCTGCCCCCTGGATTATATGGAAAGCTTCCTTCATGGTTCAAAACTATATTCCTTTTAGAGTTTCCGCTGTACAGTCGCAATCTTTCCCAATAA